One Chitinophaga parva DNA segment encodes these proteins:
- a CDS encoding sensor histidine kinase: MFKRFIFPALYGLLIYFTIRVLHDSEFHQLFWRRSWKLNALEMSVSVLMGYVAIACFRWMLRRIDQQRRTLDGWQVLRELCILVGVNFVIVNVTVTPLVAVTDDGLSYGDFADVNVVSQLFAVIYYGIARSAAFLAAYVEKQVQLEKITNQQLDTELKFLRAQYHPHFLFNAINTVYFQMDEDVQAAKQTLEKFSALLRYQLYDQQHPVPVGQEIRYLENYISLQQLRSTGRLQLRVNIDPVLNEQRVYPLLLLPLVENAFKYVGGHYRLEINLHQDGPQQLTLQVVNDVPESLPVKTPGGIGLENLRRRLELLYPGKHTFSAGLQGSQFIATLQLQTDGPY; the protein is encoded by the coding sequence GTGTTTAAAAGATTCATCTTCCCGGCATTGTATGGATTGCTGATCTACTTTACCATCCGGGTGCTGCATGACAGTGAATTCCACCAGTTGTTCTGGCGCCGGTCGTGGAAGCTCAATGCCCTGGAAATGAGTGTGAGCGTCCTGATGGGTTATGTTGCCATTGCTTGTTTCCGGTGGATGTTGCGCCGTATTGACCAGCAGCGGCGCACGCTGGACGGATGGCAGGTGCTGCGGGAGCTTTGCATTTTGGTAGGCGTCAATTTCGTGATCGTCAATGTCACGGTAACCCCGTTGGTGGCGGTTACAGATGATGGCCTTTCTTATGGCGACTTTGCCGATGTGAACGTAGTGAGCCAGCTCTTTGCCGTCATTTACTATGGCATTGCGCGTAGCGCGGCTTTCCTGGCAGCTTACGTGGAGAAACAAGTGCAACTGGAAAAGATCACCAACCAGCAGTTGGATACAGAACTGAAATTCCTGCGGGCGCAGTATCATCCCCACTTTTTATTCAATGCGATCAATACCGTGTATTTCCAGATGGATGAAGATGTGCAGGCAGCCAAACAAACGCTGGAAAAGTTTTCCGCCTTGCTGCGCTACCAGTTGTACGACCAGCAGCATCCCGTGCCGGTGGGGCAGGAGATCCGCTACCTGGAAAATTACATCTCCCTCCAGCAACTCCGCAGTACCGGCCGGTTGCAGCTGCGGGTAAATATAGATCCTGTTTTGAATGAGCAGCGCGTGTACCCGTTACTGTTATTACCCCTGGTAGAAAATGCGTTTAAATACGTGGGCGGCCATTACCGCCTGGAGATCAACCTGCACCAGGACGGGCCGCAACAGCTTACCCTGCAGGTGGTGAATGATGTGCCGGAAAGCCTGCCGGTAAAGACACCCGGCGGCATTGGCCTGGAGAACCTGCGCCGCCGGCTGGAATTGTTGTATCCCGGCAAACATACGTTTAGCGCGGGTTTGCAAGGCAGTCAATTTATTGCTACCCTTCAATTACAAACGGATGGCCCTTACTAA
- a CDS encoding acyltransferase family protein has translation METTLRQSYLDWLRIAAIAGVLLFHSSMPYVAEWSWHIKNAETSNLMLEVAFFFHLVRMPLLFFISGTVSYYMMQRRSGWAFMGLRIRRLFIPLVVGMFIIVPPQIYAERVTQGYQGGFWAFYTTRVLQFVPYPNGNFSWHHLWFICYLLVYDLLFAPVFAWMVSPRSLRFREALAVLAKGKRVLLLMVPGVLWFAGVARVHYETNDLVHDGGYFVYWLFFVLAGFVCIAQPKLMDALERNRRAALGIGFSALLVLDWVRWTHQDTSPWWPCLEPLVAYGWVMALAGYGKRYLNRYHPSLEYLNQAVYPFYILHQTVIVLLTFVIVQLPHETMLSKYLFTVAFTLFISMGIYHLFIRPFGVMRLLFGMKPLPKTKKAPLENKLPGLAISA, from the coding sequence ATGGAAACAACCCTCCGTCAAAGTTACCTCGACTGGCTCCGTATAGCCGCCATTGCCGGCGTATTGCTTTTCCACTCCTCCATGCCTTATGTGGCAGAGTGGTCCTGGCATATCAAAAATGCAGAAACCAGTAATCTTATGCTGGAAGTGGCGTTCTTCTTCCATCTGGTGCGCATGCCGCTGCTGTTCTTTATTTCCGGTACCGTAAGTTATTACATGATGCAGCGCCGCTCCGGCTGGGCTTTTATGGGCTTGCGCATACGCCGCCTGTTCATTCCCCTGGTGGTGGGAATGTTCATCATTGTGCCGCCGCAGATCTATGCCGAAAGGGTAACGCAAGGCTACCAGGGCGGCTTCTGGGCTTTTTACACCACGCGGGTGCTGCAGTTTGTGCCTTATCCCAACGGCAATTTCAGCTGGCATCATCTCTGGTTTATCTGCTACCTGCTGGTGTACGACCTGTTGTTCGCGCCGGTATTTGCCTGGATGGTATCCCCGCGCAGCCTGCGTTTCCGCGAAGCGCTGGCGGTGCTGGCCAAAGGTAAACGGGTGCTGCTGCTCATGGTGCCGGGCGTGTTATGGTTTGCCGGCGTGGCCAGGGTGCATTATGAAACCAATGACCTGGTGCACGATGGCGGCTACTTTGTATACTGGTTATTTTTTGTGCTGGCAGGCTTTGTATGCATCGCCCAGCCCAAACTGATGGATGCACTGGAGCGCAACCGGCGTGCGGCCCTGGGCATAGGTTTCAGCGCCCTGCTGGTGCTGGACTGGGTGCGGTGGACCCACCAGGATACCAGCCCGTGGTGGCCCTGCCTGGAACCGCTGGTAGCATATGGCTGGGTAATGGCGCTGGCAGGGTATGGGAAGCGGTACCTGAACCGCTACCATCCTTCCCTGGAATACCTGAACCAGGCGGTGTATCCTTTTTATATCCTGCATCAAACGGTGATCGTGCTGCTTACGTTTGTGATCGTGCAGTTGCCGCATGAGACAATGCTCTCCAAATACCTGTTCACCGTGGCATTTACCCTGTTTATTTCCATGGGTATCTACCACCTGTTTATCCGTCCTTTTGGGGTGATGCGACTGCTCTTTGGCATGAAACCTTTGCCAAAAACAAAAAAGGCCCCGCTGGAAAACAAGCTGCCGGGCCTCGCCATTTCTGCCTGA
- a CDS encoding coiled-coil domain-containing protein: protein MFVRSFMLLLALAKQPCDTVITQPKLTGVVPARYYTQVTQKANKVARNLDRQSMLAVSALLEREQRMQNLLARKDPEAAARVFQAPVDSLRQLKAKLQHKLPLGGGLKVHNETIDSLAGTLAFLKENKALGAVGSAGGLESTSEAVNALEERFQSADQVRAFLQAQKATLNEQLASYSALGQELKALNQQAYYYSQQLNEYKELLHDRKRAEAKALVALQQLPAYRNFMAQHSQLAALFNLQGAAGSQSLAGLQTRNAVGQVIQQRLAGADASAVTGQMDAARGQLQTLRDKYAGLNSAGEMPDFKPKELKTKSLRQRLEFGANTQFEKSSRFFPTTADIAGQVAYKFSKNGSVGMGASYKLGMGTYNHVQFTSQGMGVRSFLEWRIKQSLYANGGFEENYTIPFASLSNLYSLNQWIGSALLGISKKIQLNSKLKTNVMLLYDFLWASHSPTTQPLLLRMGYNF, encoded by the coding sequence ATGTTTGTACGATCCTTTATGCTATTGCTTGCACTGGCTAAGCAACCGTGCGATACGGTAATCACACAACCCAAATTAACAGGAGTAGTGCCGGCCCGGTACTATACGCAAGTCACGCAAAAGGCGAATAAGGTGGCCAGGAACCTGGATCGCCAGTCGATGCTTGCGGTCAGCGCCCTGCTGGAACGGGAGCAGCGGATGCAAAACCTGCTTGCCCGGAAAGATCCGGAAGCCGCCGCGCGAGTTTTCCAGGCACCGGTAGATTCTCTCCGCCAGCTGAAGGCAAAGCTTCAGCATAAATTACCGCTTGGAGGTGGTCTTAAGGTACATAATGAAACAATTGACAGCCTTGCGGGTACGTTGGCTTTTCTAAAAGAAAACAAAGCGTTGGGCGCCGTTGGTAGCGCGGGTGGGCTGGAAAGCACAAGCGAGGCGGTAAATGCCCTGGAAGAAAGGTTCCAGTCTGCCGACCAGGTAAGAGCGTTCCTGCAGGCGCAGAAGGCAACGCTCAATGAGCAGTTGGCCTCTTATAGTGCCCTTGGCCAGGAGCTTAAAGCATTAAATCAACAGGCTTATTATTATTCCCAGCAATTAAACGAATATAAGGAACTGCTGCACGACCGGAAAAGGGCCGAAGCCAAGGCCCTGGTCGCATTACAGCAGCTACCGGCCTACCGGAATTTTATGGCGCAGCATTCCCAGCTAGCCGCGTTGTTCAACTTACAGGGTGCGGCAGGCTCACAAAGTTTAGCGGGGCTGCAGACCCGCAATGCGGTGGGGCAGGTCATCCAGCAACGGCTGGCAGGGGCCGATGCAAGTGCCGTAACCGGGCAAATGGATGCTGCCCGTGGTCAGCTGCAAACTCTAAGGGACAAATATGCAGGTTTAAATAGTGCCGGGGAGATGCCGGATTTCAAGCCTAAGGAGCTTAAGACAAAGAGCCTGCGCCAGCGATTGGAGTTTGGCGCTAATACACAATTTGAAAAATCGAGCAGGTTCTTTCCTACTACGGCAGATATAGCCGGACAGGTAGCCTATAAATTCTCTAAGAATGGCAGCGTTGGGATGGGGGCATCCTATAAATTAGGGATGGGTACCTACAACCACGTGCAATTCACCAGCCAGGGGATGGGAGTGCGAAGTTTCCTGGAATGGCGGATTAAACAATCATTGTATGCAAATGGCGGATTTGAAGAGAATTACACGATACCCTTTGCCAGCCTAAGTAACCTCTACAGTCTTAATCAATGGATCGGCAGTGCCTTGTTGGGTATCAGCAAAAAGATCCAGCTTAACAGCAAGTTAAAAACCAATGTCATGCTGCTGTATGATTTCCTGTGGGCAAGCCACAGCCCCACGACCCAGCCGCTGTTACTGAGAATGGGATATAATTTTTAG
- a CDS encoding LytR/AlgR family response regulator transcription factor produces MALTKISCIITDDEPFARKGLQGYIEKVDFLDLRGVCEDALQLGRLLQQQPVDLLFLDIQMPHITGIEFLRTQRDPPKVIFTTAYEQYALQGFELDVLDYLVKPISLERFLRAANKAHDFFSSRREATPGADYMFVKADGKLEKILFNQVLFLEGVENYVNIYLPDRKIMTHSTLKAMYERLPSGRFLQTHKSYIAALDKVERIDGNLLHVGRHEVPVSRNFRDAVMAALVR; encoded by the coding sequence ATGGCCCTTACTAAGATCAGTTGTATTATTACAGACGACGAGCCTTTTGCCCGCAAGGGTTTGCAAGGCTATATTGAGAAAGTAGATTTCCTCGACCTCAGAGGCGTGTGCGAAGATGCCCTCCAACTGGGCCGCCTGCTGCAACAACAGCCGGTAGACCTGCTTTTCCTGGACATCCAGATGCCGCATATTACCGGCATAGAATTCCTGCGCACGCAGCGCGATCCACCAAAGGTGATCTTCACCACGGCGTATGAACAGTATGCACTGCAAGGCTTTGAGCTGGATGTGCTGGACTACCTGGTGAAGCCCATTTCCCTGGAACGCTTCCTGCGCGCGGCCAACAAGGCACACGATTTCTTTTCCAGCCGCAGGGAAGCCACGCCGGGAGCGGACTACATGTTTGTAAAGGCGGACGGCAAGCTGGAGAAGATCCTCTTTAACCAGGTGCTCTTCCTGGAAGGAGTGGAGAACTACGTGAACATCTACCTGCCGGACCGTAAGATCATGACCCACTCCACACTCAAGGCCATGTATGAGCGCCTGCCATCCGGGCGTTTCCTGCAAACACATAAGTCGTACATAGCTGCACTGGATAAGGTGGAGCGTATTGATGGCAATCTGCTCCACGTGGGGCGCCATGAAGTGCCGGTGAGCCGCAATTTCCGCGATGCGGTGATGGCTGCGCTGGTGCGGTGA
- a CDS encoding NAD(P)-dependent oxidoreductase → MIAFLGMGLLGANFTKALRRKGEQVQVWNRTHSKAKALEADGAKAFENVADAVKGAAVIHVTLKDDVTVDSVLAAASAGFLPGAIIVDHTTTSAAGAIARTQAWKEKGFTYLHAPVFMGPSNALDSTGFMLVSGNQDVIKKMEPALAKMTGKVVNFGPEEGKAAAMKLIGNLFLVTFTAGITDTLALGKALHVTPEDILRLFDNWNPAGMLPARLKRIASGNYDQPSWELDMARKDTGLFLQAATDAGVQLNVIPAVAKLMDQFIADGKGGKDWTVIGEGAL, encoded by the coding sequence ATGATAGCATTCTTAGGCATGGGATTACTCGGCGCCAATTTTACCAAAGCGCTGCGCAGGAAAGGAGAACAGGTACAGGTTTGGAACCGCACCCACTCCAAGGCCAAAGCCCTGGAAGCAGATGGGGCCAAAGCATTTGAAAACGTGGCCGACGCCGTAAAAGGCGCCGCTGTGATCCACGTAACATTAAAGGACGATGTTACGGTAGACAGCGTACTGGCCGCCGCCAGCGCGGGTTTCCTGCCGGGCGCCATCATCGTGGACCATACCACCACCTCCGCCGCCGGCGCCATTGCCCGCACCCAGGCCTGGAAAGAAAAAGGCTTCACCTACCTCCATGCCCCCGTGTTCATGGGCCCATCCAATGCGCTGGACAGCACCGGCTTCATGCTGGTATCCGGCAACCAGGACGTGATAAAGAAGATGGAACCCGCCCTGGCCAAGATGACCGGCAAGGTGGTAAACTTTGGCCCGGAAGAAGGCAAGGCCGCAGCCATGAAACTGATCGGCAACCTGTTCCTCGTCACCTTCACCGCCGGCATCACTGACACGCTGGCCCTGGGCAAGGCCCTGCATGTAACACCGGAAGACATCCTCCGCCTCTTTGATAACTGGAACCCCGCCGGCATGCTGCCCGCCCGCCTGAAACGCATTGCCAGCGGCAACTACGACCAGCCTTCCTGGGAGCTGGACATGGCCCGCAAGGACACCGGCCTTTTCCTCCAGGCTGCAACAGATGCCGGTGTACAACTGAACGTGATCCCCGCCGTGGCTAAACTGATGGACCAGTTCATTGCCGATGGCAAGGGTGGAAAGGATTGGACCGTAATTGGCGAAGGGGCTTTGTAG